A part of Eschrichtius robustus isolate mEscRob2 chromosome 20, mEscRob2.pri, whole genome shotgun sequence genomic DNA contains:
- the SUPT4H1 gene encoding transcription elongation factor SPT4 encodes MALETVPKDLRHLRACLLCSLVKTIDQFEYDGCDNCDAYLQMKGNREMVYDCTSSSFDGIIAMMSPEDSWVSKWQRVSNFKPGVYAVSVTGRLPQGIVRELKSRGVAYKSRDTAIKT; translated from the exons ATGGCCTTGGAGACGGTGCCGAAAGACCTGCGGCATCTGCGGGCTTGTTTGCTGTGTTCGCTGGTCAAG aCTATAGACCAGTTTGAATATGATGGCTGTGACAATTGTGATGCATACCTTCAGATGAAGGGTAACCGAGAGATGGTATATGACTGCACCAGCTCTTCCTTTGATGG AATCATTGCGATGATGAGTCCAGAGGACAGCTGGGTCTCCAAGTGGCAGCGAGTCA gtAACTTTAAGCCAGGTGTGTATGCAGTGTCAGTCACTGGTCGCCTGCCCCAAG GAATTGTGCGGGAGCTGAAGAGTCGAGGAGTGGCCTACAAATCCAGAGACACAGCCATAAAGACCTAG